One part of the Gossypium raimondii isolate GPD5lz chromosome 1, ASM2569854v1, whole genome shotgun sequence genome encodes these proteins:
- the LOC105785498 gene encoding uncharacterized protein LOC105785498, translating into MPPREEIPTKGLEGAPSNDIGWHFGTPVPNARGSIVCKLCGKVVKGGITRLKEHIAHKTGNVAPRPNVTGVIREKEDEHEGLVDEVSAISQATRESIQSQHEWHRREEFRRSTGGWDNIYEEGRSSHGLAREHNRERTSKSIPGESEFTLRGAIPELVRSKSSKQPKVNDSFLKSFRRKIGEAVSKFIIYERLPFQLASSPCLYNLIQVATEVGQGVKLPTPYEVSDVYLESEYQRVHDWVNVLKTHWKELCATLMCDGWTNSLNQMHIINFLVYCSKGTIFWKSVDVSSVRSRDAEFCYCLLDSVVEEIGENYIV; encoded by the exons atgcCACCACGTGAAGAGATCCCGACTAAAGGATTGGAGGGTGCACCAAGTAATGATATAGGTTGGCACTTTGGAACTCCAGTGCCAAATGCGAGAGGAAGTATCGTATGTAAACTTTGTGGTAAAGTTGTGAAAGGAGGAATAACACGACTTAAAGAGCACATTGCTCATAAAACCGGCAATGTTGCACCACGCCCTAATGTTACTG GTGTCATTAGAGAAA AGGAGGATGAGCACGAGGGATTGGTTGATGAGGTTTCTGCTATAAGTCAAGCAACTCGAGAAAGTATCCAATCACAACACGAGTGGCATAGAAGGGAAGAATTCAGACGAAGTACTGGTGGTTGGGATAACATTTATGAAGAAGGGCGATCTTCTCATGGATTAGCTAGAGAACATAATAGAGAAAGAACAAGTAAATCTATCCCAGGTGAGTCTGAGTTTACCTTAAGGGGAGCTATACCTGAATTGGTTAGAAGCAAAAGTTCAAAGCAACCAAAGGTCAATGACTCTTTTTTAAAGAGTTTTCGAAGGAAGATAGGTGAAGCGGtatctaaatttataatatatgaaagaCTTCCTTTTCAATTAGCAAGCTCTCCATGTTTGTATAACTTAATTCAAGTGGCAACAGAAGTTGGACAAGGTGTAAAACTTCCAACACCTTATGAGGTTTCAGATGTGTATTTGGAGTCAGAGTATCAACGAGTTCATGATTGGGTAAATGTACTAAAGACTCATTGGAAAGAATTGTGTGCAACTCTAATGTGTGATGGTTGGACCAACAGTTTGAATCAAATGCACATCATTAATTTCCTTGTTTATTGCAGTAAAGGAACCATTTTTTGGAAATCGGTAGATGTCTCAAGTGTCCGTAGTAGAGATGCTGAATTCTGCTACTGTTTGTTAGATTCAGTTGTAGAAGAAATTGGAGAAAATTACATTGTCTAA
- the LOC105785497 gene encoding uncharacterized protein LOC105785497 — protein MGFIYEAVDRAKRAIQQNCRYFTEYEKIIDNRWNFMHFDLHSAGYFLNPQFQFGVEHSENVLIETLEGTRSVIERLEPSMDTQVRMVNQLLLFRDKHETLGTSQAQRAWKQMNPVEWWMIYGTCVPELQKLAIKVLSQTTSASNCERNWSTFSYIHTKARNRLKYKKLEKLVFTYYNMRLKMRHQQKMSTGDINASFNPISLDYIFEGVDPLSEWLHEKENPLLDGENAGVLPLDTSDDEMDVDQSQQQILSHSSSSSTPSQSGDGPDGGGLSPIDEDDGYSGDRGEIRSSSQYGGEYGGGTTGGHFRDKSEFDGNMFPEPRRDRSEPRAPSKGKGKKHTSIGSSSGRRSSSSNLGYSDSSTSTQGFYPPEQPSHGYPQPYGYYPPFPNYGVPYQPQMHPPPPMYHPPPPFMYPPPQIYPPYQLNENQGENVTFFGYIFGQRARESSQERSQSEGEGFDLPRHSTNW, from the exons ATGGGCTTTATTTATGAGGCTGTTGATAGAGCTAAACGAGCAATTCAACAAAATTGTCGATATTTCACAGAGTATGAAAAGATTATTGACAATAGATGGAATTTTATGCATTTCGACTTGCATTCAGCTG GTTATTTTCTCAACCCTCAATTCCAATTTGGGGTGGAGCATTCTGAGAATGTACTAATAGAAACATTAGAAGGTACACGATCAgtaattgaaagattagaaCCTTCTATGGATACTCAAGTCAGAATGGTTAATCAG TTGTTACTATTTAGAGATAAACATGAGACATTAGGTACTTCACAAGCACAAAGAGCTTGGAAGCAAATGAATCCGG TTGAGTGGTGGATGATATACGGCACATGTGTTCCCGAATTACAAAAATTAGCAATTAAAGTGCTTAGTCAAACAACTTCAGCATCAAATTGCGAACGAAATTGGAGCACATTTAGTTATATTCATACCAAGGCAAGAAATaggttaaagtataaaaaacttgaaaaactaGTGTTTACCTATTATAATATGAGGCTTAAGATGAGGCATCAACAAAAAATGAGCACTGGTGATATAAATGCTAGTTTTAATCCTATCAGCCTTGATTATATCTTTGAAGGTGTTGATCCACTATCAGAATGGCTTCATGAGAAAGAGAATCCATTGTTAGATGGTGAAAATGCCGGTGTGTTGCCTTTGGATACCTCTGATGATGAAATGGATGTTGATCAATCGCAACAACAAATTTTGTCACATTCAAGTTCTAGTTCAACTCCAAGTCAGAGTGGCGATGGACCCGATGGTGGTGGTTTAAGTCCAATTGATGAGGATGACGGATATAGTGGTGATAGAGGTGAAATTAGGTCTTCTAGTCAGTATGGAGGAGAATATGGGGGTGGTACCACTGGTGGACATTTTCGTGACAAATCAGAGTTTGATGGAAATATGTTTCCTGAACCTAGGAGAGATAGAAGTGAACCTAGAGCTCCATCAAAGGGAAAAGGCAAGAAGCATACTTCTATAGGCTCTTCATCTGGTAGGAGATCGAGTTCTAGTAACCTTGGGTATAGTGATTCATCTACTAGCACTCAAGGTTTTTATCCACCAGAACAGCCTTCACATGGTTATCCACAACCATATGGTTATTATCCACCATTTCCTAATTATGGTGTGCCATACCAGCCTCAAATGCATCCTCCTCCACCAATGTATCACCCACCTCCACCTTTCATGTATCCTCCTCCTCAAATATATCCTCCATATCAATTGAATGAAAACCAAGGTGAAAATGTTACTTTTTTTGGATATATTTTTGGACAAAGGGCAAGAGAATCAAGTCAAGAACGCTCCCAAAGTGAAGGTGAAGGATTTGATCTTCCTCGTCATTCCACTAATTGGTGA